One window of the Salvia miltiorrhiza cultivar Shanhuang (shh) chromosome 6, IMPLAD_Smil_shh, whole genome shotgun sequence genome contains the following:
- the LOC130987814 gene encoding putative B3 domain-containing protein At3g49610: MVFRNITIDDLKDKLDMKGSMFDVLVATAQRAKEILDKEEAEAAQTPPRPKRRRDERPAVPKISDKRRKPADNGPPVEQSPLPEEFKKAIEEMHMGSVVTPATLVIQKGLFGTDLSGGHNRLSIPISQIKDDFLTEEEKQHLRTYNESNKKKNFMEVKIVQPSLAPETVKFCRWDMPKKGGGKTSSSYVINGKWNSIVEKNKLKLGMVVQLWCFRVDQDLCFALVRLPRNNHA; this comes from the coding sequence ATGGTGTTCAGGAATATAACAATCGATGATCTGAAAGATAAGCTTGACATGAAAGGCAGTATGTTCGACGTTTTGGTGGCGACGGCGCAACGCGCGAAAGAGATACTCGACAAAGAGGAAGCAGAAGCAGCGCAAACACCACCGCGGCCGAAGAGGAGAAGAGATGAGAGACCGGCCGTGCCCAAGATCTCCGATAAGAGAAGAAAGCCGGCCGACAACGGGCCCCCCGTGGAGCAGTCGCCGCTGCCGGAGGAATTCAAGAAGGCGATTGAAGAGATGCATATGGGGAGCGTCGTGACGCCGGCGACACTGGTCATACAAAAGGGGCTGTTCGGCACCGACTTGAGCGGCGGACACAACCGGCTGTCGATCCCGATCAGTCAGATCAAGGATGATTTCTTGACGGAGGAAGAGAAGCAGCATCTCCGCACCTACAATGAGAGCAACAAGAAGAAGAACTTCATGGAGGTGAAGATCGTGCAGCCGTCGCTGGCGCCGGAGACCGTCAAATTCTGCCGGTGGGACATGCCGAAGAAAGGCGGCGGGAAGACGTCGTCGAGCTACGTGATCAATGGAAAATGGAATAGCATTGTGGAGAAGAATAAGCTGAAGCTAGGGATGGTGGTGCAGTTGTGGTGTTTCCGAGTCGATCAGGATTTGTGCTTTGCACTCGTGCGCTTGCCCAGGAATAATCACGCTTAG
- the LOC130987812 gene encoding putative B3 domain-containing protein At3g49610, with amino-acid sequence MVFRNITIDDLKDKLDMKGSMFDVLVATAQRAKEILDKEEAEAKAEGEAEAAQKPPRPKRRRDERPGVPKISDKRRKPADNGPPVEQSPLPEEFKKAIEEMHVGSVVTPATLVIQKGLFGTDLSGGHNRLSIPISQIKDDFLTEEEKHHLRTYNESNKKKNFMEVKIVQPSLAPETVKFCRWDMPKKGGGKTSSSYVINGKWNSIVEKNKLKLGMVVQLWCFRVDQDLCFALVRLPRNNHA; translated from the coding sequence ATGGTGTTCAGGAATATAACAATCGATGATCTGAAAGATAAGCTTGACATGAAAGGCAGTATGTTCGACGTTTTGGTGGCGACGGCGCAACGCGCGAAAGAGATACTCGACAAAGAGGAAGCAGAAGCAAAAGCAGAAGGAGAAGCAGAAGCAGCGCAAAAACCACCGCGGCCGAAGAGGAGAAGAGATGAGAGACCCGGCGTGCCCAAGATATCCGACAAGAGAAGAAAGCCGGCCGACAACGGGCCCCCCGTGGAGCAGTCGCCGCTGCCGGAGGAATTCAAGAAGGCGATTGAAGAGATGCATGTGGGGAGCGTCGTGACGCCGGCGACACTGGTCATACAAAAGGGGTTGTTCGGCACCGACTTGAGCGGCGGACACAACCGGCTGTCGATCCCGATCAGTCAGATTAAGGATGATTTCTTGACGGAGGAAGAGAAGCACCATCTCCGCACCTACAATGAGAGCAACAAGAAGAAGAACTTCATGGAGGTGAAGATCGTGCAGCCGTCGCTGGCGCCGGAGACCGTCAAATTCTGCCGCTGGGACATGCCGAAGAAAGGCGGCGGGAAGACGTCGTCGAGCTACGTGATCAATGGAAAATGGAATAGCATTGTGGAGAAGAATAAGCTGAAGCTAGGGATGGTGGTGCAGTTGTGGTGTTTTCGAGTCGATCAGGATTTGTGCTTTGCACTCGTGCGCTTGCCCAGGAATAATCACGCTTAG
- the LOC130990040 gene encoding uncharacterized protein LOC130990040: MMFATRGGLNDACSSVAKQLDNVYSSISVTERDMSLKIHRVDCKYDVVADNTTATKEEVSVLRGDMTSISLEIEDVTRTIQMMDSRINRMEVNQVLFTMTLHQIRL; this comes from the exons ATGATGTTTGCAACAAGGGGTGGCTTAAATGATGCATGTTCTTCTGTAGCTAAACAGCTTGATAATGTTTACTCCTCCATTTCG GTTACTGAGAGAGATATGTCGTTGAAAATTCACCGAGTAGATTGTAAATATGATGTGGTTGCTGATAATACAACAGCAACGAAAGAGGAG GTGTCTGTACTGCGAGGTGATATGACATCGATTAGTTTAGAAATCGAGGATGTTACTCGTACAATTCAGATGATG GATTCTAGGATTAACAGGATGGAAGTGAATCAGGTACTTTTTACTATGACACTACACCAGATTCgcttatag
- the LOC130987807 gene encoding stemmadenine O-acetyltransferase-like produces MAIKVEIISHEMIKPSSPTPTHLRNLKLSFLDQIAPPIYVPLIFFYNHHQLTLQNLTHHQISQLLKQSLSKTLTVFYPLAGRIHENSSIDCNDSGAEFIEARVHTRALSEILQEPSMEELKKLQPVEILGQDEKVVLKVKICFFDCGGISVAICLSHKIADGTSLVAFVNAWAASSRGEPQNFRPSFDFASVFPPRDLSGLDFTQRIGMTEERIATKRLVFDKEELAKLRNSESSQVKNPTRVEAVSSYIWRRFMDAAKDRGGGTETASFAAVHAVNLRPRKSPPFPQHMFGNCWRPAIAVMSGAEGSDEGELVGKLRAAITRIDGDFIRQVENGEYLNVLSRSVDLFMKGGVEFCNFSSWCRFPVYEVDFGWGKPVWVCTTALPFKNLVILMSTPCGEGIEAWVNVVEEDG; encoded by the coding sequence atggctatAAAGGTGGAGATAATCTCACATGAGATGATTAAGCCTTCATCTCCAACTCCAACCCATCTCAGAAACCTCAAACTCTCCTTCTTAGACCAAATCGCACCTCCCATTTATGTTCCCCTCATTTTCTTCTACAACCATCATCAACTAACTCTCCAAAACCTCACCCACCACCAAATCTCTCAGCTGCTCAAACAATCTCTATCCAAAACCCTAACTGTATTCTACCCCTTAGCAGGGAGGATTCACGAAAACTCATCGATCGACTGCAACGATTCGGGCGCTGAGTTCATCGAAGCTCGTGTTCACACTCGAGCACTCTCAGAAATCCTACAAGAACCAAGCATGGAAGAGCTCAAGAAACTCCAGCCAGTCGAGATATTAGGGCAAGATGAGAAGGTGGTGTTGAAAGTGAAGATCTGTTTCTTCGACTGCGGAGGGATTTCCGTCGCTATATGCCTGTCGCATAAAATCGCCGACGGAACGTCCCTCGTGGCGTTCGTCAATGCATGGGCCGCTTCATCCCGCGGCGAACCTCAAAATTTCCGACCCTCATTCGATTTCGCTTCTGTTTTCCCACCTAGAGACCTCTCGGGGTTGGATTTCACCCAGAGAATCGGCATGACAGAGGAGAGAATCGCGACGAAGAGATTGGTTTTCGACAAGGAAGAGCTGGCGAAGCTCAGGAATAGTGAATCATCGCAGGTGAAGAATCCCACTAGAGTCGAAGCCGTCTCTTCCTACATCTGGCGGCGCTTCATGGACGCGGCGAAAGACAGAGGCGGCGGCACCGAGACGGCGTCGTTTGCTGCTGTCCATGCAGTGAATCTGAGGCCGAGGAAGAGCCCTCCGTTTCCACAGCACATGTTCGGAAACTGCTGGAGACCTGCGATCGCAGTGATGTCCGGAGCGGAGGGGAGCGATGAGGGCGAGCTGGTGGGTAAGTTGAGGGCTGCGATAACGAGAATCGACGGCGATTTTATCAGGCAGGTGGAGAATGGAGAGTATCTGAATGTTTTGAGTAGATCGGTGGATCTGTTCATGAAGGGTGGGGTGGAGTTCTGCAACTTCAGCAGCTGGTGTAGGTTTCCGGTGTACGAGGTGGATTTCGGGTGGGGGAAGCCGGTTTGGGTTTGCACGACGGCGCTGCCGTTCAAGAATCTAGTGATTTTGATGAGCACACCATGTGGGGAAGGAATTGAAGCATGGGTTAACGTTGTGGAGGAAGATGGTTGA